In Aquipuribacter hungaricus, the DNA window GCGGGCGACGCCGGGGCCCCCGACCCGGGCAGGCTCGTCGCCCTGCCCGGCGCCGGCGCCGCAGGCGGCCTGGGGTTCGCCCTGCTGGCCCTCGGCGCGCGCCGCCTTCCGGGCGTCCAGGCCGTCGCCGACGCCGTGGGCCTGGCCGGGAGGCTGGACGGGGCGGACCTCCTGCTCACCGGTGAGGGCTCGTTCGACTGGCAGAGCCTGCGGGGCAAGGTCGTCGCCGGGGTGGCGCACGTCGCCCAGGCCGTCGCGGTCCCCGTGGTCGTCGTCGCGGGGCAGGTCGCCGTGGGCCGCCGGGAGCTCGCGGTCGCCGGGGTCGAGGCGGCCTACGCGGTGGCCACCGGCGAGCAGGAGGTCGCCGAGTCCCTGGCCGCCCCCGCCCGCACGCTCGCGGCGCGGACCGCCCGGGTCGCCCGCACCTGGCACCGCTGAGGCCCGGCGGCCGGGGAATCATGCGCGGCGACGTAGCATTGACGGGTACGGGAGCGGGCACCACCCGCTCCGGACCAGTGCCCCCGGCGATCCAGGAGCCGCACATGACCGACACCACCACGACCTCCGCGACCACCAGCGTCGGCACGACGGCCGAGACCGCCAAGGCCCCGCACGAGGTGACGCTCACCAGCGTCGCCGCCGACAAGGTCAAGGGCCTGCTCGCCCAGGAGGGCCGCGACGACCTGCGCCTGCGCCTGGCCGTCCAGCCCGGCGGCTGCTCCGGCCTCATCTACCAGCTGTACTTCGACGACCGGACCATGGACGGCGACGCCGTCCGCGAGTTCGAGGGCGTCGAGCTGGTCGTGGACCGGATGAGCGTCCCCTACCTCGCCGGTGCGACCGTCGACTTCGCCGACACCATCGAGAAGCAGGGCTTCCAGATCGACAACCCCAACGCGCAGGGCTCCTGCGCGTGCGGTGACTCCTTCCACTGAGCCCGCCCCCCGGCGACGGGGCGCGGCAGGTCCCTCCACGGGGCCGGCCGGCCCGGTCGCCGACCAGCTCCGACGAGCACTGCAGCGCGCCCCCGACGGCCAGGACCTGGTCTGCGTCGGGGGCGCGCTGTCGTCGGGGCTGCTGCTCGAGGGCTACCGGACCGGGCTGTTCGCCATGGAGGTCCGTGTCCGCCGCCGGGACGTGCTCGGCTGGTTCTCCCCCGACCCCCGCGGCGTCCTCGAGCCGGACCGGGTCCACCAGTCCCGCACCGACCGCCGCCTGTCCCGCCGCTTCGAGACCCGGGTGGACACCGCCTTCG includes these proteins:
- a CDS encoding glycerate kinase; the encoded protein is AGDAGAPDPGRLVALPGAGAAGGLGFALLALGARRLPGVQAVADAVGLAGRLDGADLLLTGEGSFDWQSLRGKVVAGVAHVAQAVAVPVVVVAGQVAVGRRELAVAGVEAAYAVATGEQEVAESLAAPARTLAARTARVARTWHR
- the erpA gene encoding iron-sulfur cluster insertion protein ErpA, which encodes MTDTTTTSATTSVGTTAETAKAPHEVTLTSVAADKVKGLLAQEGRDDLRLRLAVQPGGCSGLIYQLYFDDRTMDGDAVREFEGVELVVDRMSVPYLAGATVDFADTIEKQGFQIDNPNAQGSCACGDSFH